The following are encoded together in the Rhizobium tumorigenes genome:
- a CDS encoding acyl-CoA dehydrogenase family protein yields the protein MSVAVAIAKDNLNARIARVAAVAAAHADAVDGESRFPREAVTALKAERLLSIQIPTEFGGESATITEIAALCTVLGQACAATAMIFAMHQIKLSSLVEHGEGSDWHRDFMRRIARDQLLLASATTEGGIGGNMRNSICAIRVEGDSCFLEKDATVISYGAYADAILITSRAHADAAPSDQVLTAFLKDQYTLDRTSVWDTLGMRGTCSDGFVFKGEAPAVQILPKPFAEIAAQSMLATSHLLWSALWYGIAADAVARAQAFVRAAARKSPGTPPPGALRLAEVSGQLQMVKSNVVAALKVYEDAKLDADRLSSMAFAVAMNNVKIVSSEAILPIINHAMLICGIMGYKNGTPYSLGRHLRDAHSAQLMISNDRILANTSTMLLVHKQDTNLLG from the coding sequence ATGAGCGTGGCGGTGGCGATAGCGAAGGACAATCTCAATGCCCGCATCGCCCGCGTCGCGGCAGTTGCTGCAGCACATGCCGATGCTGTTGACGGCGAATCGCGGTTTCCGCGCGAAGCCGTCACAGCCCTGAAGGCCGAACGCCTGCTGTCGATCCAGATCCCGACCGAATTTGGTGGAGAAAGCGCGACAATCACTGAAATCGCCGCGCTGTGCACCGTGCTCGGACAAGCCTGCGCGGCCACCGCGATGATTTTCGCCATGCACCAGATCAAGCTGTCTAGCCTGGTCGAGCACGGCGAGGGCAGCGACTGGCATCGCGATTTCATGCGCCGTATCGCCCGTGACCAGCTGCTGCTGGCGTCTGCCACGACCGAAGGCGGGATCGGCGGCAACATGCGCAACAGCATCTGCGCCATCCGCGTCGAGGGCGACAGCTGCTTCCTCGAGAAGGACGCCACCGTCATTTCCTACGGCGCCTATGCCGACGCCATCCTTATCACATCGCGCGCCCACGCCGATGCGGCGCCCTCCGACCAGGTCCTGACGGCCTTCCTCAAGGACCAGTACACGCTCGACAGAACCTCCGTCTGGGATACGCTCGGCATGCGCGGCACCTGCTCCGATGGCTTCGTGTTCAAGGGAGAGGCGCCGGCCGTCCAGATCCTGCCTAAACCGTTTGCCGAGATTGCCGCGCAGTCCATGCTTGCCACCTCGCACCTCTTGTGGAGCGCGCTCTGGTACGGCATCGCCGCCGATGCGGTGGCTCGTGCCCAGGCTTTCGTGCGCGCTGCGGCCCGCAAGTCACCCGGCACGCCTCCGCCCGGCGCGCTGCGTCTGGCAGAGGTCTCCGGCCAGCTGCAGATGGTCAAGTCGAACGTCGTCGCTGCGCTGAAGGTCTACGAGGACGCCAAGCTCGATGCCGACCGCCTGTCGTCGATGGCTTTCGCGGTGGCGATGAACAACGTCAAGATCGTCTCCTCGGAAGCGATCCTGCCGATCATCAACCACGCTATGCTGATCTGCGGCATCATGGGCTACAAGAACGGGACGCCCTACAGCCTAGGTCGCCACTTGCGCGACGCGCATTCGGCGCAGCTGATGATCTCGAACGACCGCATCCTTGCCAACACATCGACGATGCTGCTGGTCCACAAACAAGACACCAATTTGCTGGGGTAA
- a CDS encoding DUF1839 family protein: protein MPSVFPGLDPAAYSRHGLHDSERMWPETNCYIDLWIEVLNTIGLPPEAMLGFTMGQDFEGDQFTFFKVPLEDLEALYGIRCTELAIYDDVERHLAVQITRGRLCLVEMDSFYMPDTQGVAYRAEHGKTTVAINRLDAGARELDYFHNGGFFRLSGEDFDGVFQRHLPEGAPPFLPYTEFAKLPLQPPAEAEIRQTARRLLGAHFARRPRDNPIRAFATVFAAQVEAIADRPFGVFHKYAFNTLRQVGANFELAGSHLDWLSPEFAAASAQARRLSEAAKSVQFQIARAVTRRKFEPLHTALDPVADAWDAMVGLLERQV from the coding sequence ATGCCGTCAGTATTTCCCGGGCTTGATCCTGCCGCCTATTCTCGCCATGGGCTGCACGACAGCGAACGGATGTGGCCGGAAACCAACTGCTATATCGATCTGTGGATCGAGGTGCTGAACACGATCGGCCTGCCGCCCGAGGCAATGCTCGGCTTCACTATGGGACAGGATTTCGAGGGCGACCAGTTCACCTTCTTCAAGGTGCCGCTCGAAGACCTCGAGGCGCTCTATGGCATCCGCTGCACCGAACTTGCCATCTACGACGATGTCGAACGGCATCTCGCCGTGCAGATCACGCGCGGGCGGCTTTGCCTCGTCGAGATGGATTCGTTCTACATGCCGGATACGCAAGGCGTCGCCTACCGTGCCGAGCACGGCAAGACGACGGTCGCCATCAACCGGCTAGACGCTGGTGCCCGCGAACTCGATTATTTCCACAATGGCGGCTTCTTCCGACTCTCCGGCGAGGACTTCGATGGCGTTTTCCAGCGACATCTGCCGGAAGGTGCGCCGCCGTTCCTGCCCTACACGGAATTCGCCAAATTACCGCTGCAGCCGCCCGCCGAAGCTGAAATCCGCCAGACAGCCCGTCGCCTGCTGGGGGCTCATTTTGCCAGGCGTCCGCGCGACAACCCGATTCGCGCCTTTGCCACGGTATTTGCCGCCCAGGTCGAGGCGATTGCGGACAGGCCGTTCGGCGTGTTCCACAAATATGCTTTCAATACGCTCCGTCAGGTCGGCGCCAATTTCGAACTGGCCGGCAGTCATCTCGACTGGCTGTCGCCGGAATTCGCTGCTGCAAGTGCGCAAGCCCGGCGGCTCTCAGAGGCTGCAAAGTCGGTGCAGTTCCAGATCGCCCGGGCTGTGACGCGGCGGAAATTCGAGCCGCTGCACACCGCGCTTGATCCGGTGGCGGATGCATGGGATGCCATGGTCGGGCTTCTGGAACGACAGGTCTGA
- a CDS encoding glycosyl hydrolase 2 galactose-binding domain-containing protein, with translation MEGRLAGIGAEETLMGEGWTLVMTAPGEWETPADVSLGAAFIPAMVPGTVAEALEKAGLFDREHPAPLNDRDAWYFCRLVDAAPGDAVLRLSGLATLCEVFLNGIMLLASESMFESHDLPVTLLGGDELSLCFRALAPRLAEPGPRARWRPQMIVPQGLRTVRTTLLGHMPGWCPEIHAVGPWRPISLLRYGPVVGRDLFLRTELSESGEGRLHVSLLLEGKAGAIVLSCAGVEQSLASDGAGHWAATLMIPAVPPWWPNSHGTQDLHDVALVIDGVVHAAGRTGFRRIAVDRGADGRDFALVVNGARIFCRGAVWTSADIVRLPGDRAAYEPWLRLAAEAGMNMVRIGGTMAYETPEFFRLCDELGILVWQDMMFANFDYPKTDKTFHAHVEREAVGFLDAISLSPSLAVICGGSEMYQQAAMMGLPERFWLNPVTEEILPAVAEARRPDVPYVANSPVGGAMPFSPDTGATHYYGVGAYLRPLDDARRANVRFAAESLAFAHVPQQRTLDAHLPAPAVHSPQWKGRVPRDRSASWDFEDVRDHYLRELYGFDPAQLRREDPNVYLDLSRATTGEVVEATYGEWRRTGSSCSGALVWTLQDLLPGPGWGVIDSTGEPKPVWYAMRRAFRPVQVLMTDEGTNGLAVHVINETAAPLALELEVSALRDGRQVVVSGRRELTLDARSSQEIACTDLFGAFFDTTYAFRFGPPSHDVTVARLRSLVSDPQIPGAIQAEAFHFPLGRARAFHAPGIVAAVVFEDGAWFVDLDCERLAQSVHIEAEGFRAEDDWFHLAPGAPRRVKLIPRDAGVVDRPPAVRIGTVSSRHIVSI, from the coding sequence ATCGAGGGGCGTTTGGCAGGCATCGGCGCTGAAGAGACGCTGATGGGCGAGGGGTGGACCCTGGTCATGACCGCTCCCGGCGAATGGGAGACGCCCGCCGACGTGTCGCTGGGCGCAGCCTTCATCCCGGCCATGGTGCCCGGCACCGTCGCAGAAGCGCTGGAGAAGGCGGGCCTGTTCGACCGAGAGCATCCGGCACCGCTGAACGATCGCGACGCCTGGTATTTCTGCCGGCTGGTCGACGCAGCGCCTGGCGATGCCGTTCTTCGCCTTTCCGGTCTTGCGACACTCTGCGAGGTCTTTCTCAACGGCATCATGCTTCTTGCCAGCGAGAGCATGTTCGAAAGCCATGACCTACCGGTGACCTTGCTCGGCGGCGACGAACTGAGCCTATGTTTTCGGGCGCTGGCGCCAAGGCTTGCAGAGCCCGGTCCGCGCGCTCGTTGGCGGCCGCAAATGATCGTGCCGCAGGGGCTGCGAACGGTCCGCACGACGTTGCTCGGCCATATGCCGGGCTGGTGCCCCGAGATCCATGCCGTTGGCCCCTGGCGGCCGATATCGCTGCTGCGGTATGGCCCCGTCGTTGGCCGCGATCTCTTCCTGCGGACGGAACTCAGCGAGAGCGGCGAGGGGCGGCTGCATGTTTCCCTGTTGCTCGAGGGCAAGGCCGGCGCCATCGTGCTTTCCTGCGCCGGGGTCGAGCAGAGCCTCGCAAGCGATGGCGCTGGCCATTGGGCAGCGACTCTGATGATCCCCGCAGTGCCTCCGTGGTGGCCCAACAGCCATGGGACGCAAGATCTCCACGACGTTGCCCTCGTCATCGACGGTGTCGTCCACGCCGCCGGCCGTACTGGATTTCGCCGCATTGCAGTCGATCGCGGTGCCGATGGCCGGGATTTCGCCCTCGTCGTCAATGGCGCGCGCATTTTTTGCCGGGGTGCGGTCTGGACCAGCGCCGATATCGTCCGGCTGCCCGGCGACCGTGCTGCCTATGAGCCGTGGCTGCGGCTGGCGGCAGAGGCCGGCATGAACATGGTGCGGATCGGCGGCACGATGGCCTACGAAACGCCCGAGTTCTTCAGGCTCTGCGACGAGCTCGGCATTCTCGTCTGGCAGGACATGATGTTTGCCAATTTCGATTATCCTAAAACCGACAAGACATTTCACGCGCATGTCGAGAGGGAGGCCGTCGGATTTCTCGACGCCATCAGCTTGTCGCCGTCGCTGGCCGTCATCTGCGGCGGCAGCGAAATGTACCAGCAGGCGGCGATGATGGGGCTGCCCGAGCGGTTCTGGCTAAACCCGGTGACGGAAGAGATCCTGCCTGCGGTCGCCGAGGCAAGGCGCCCGGACGTGCCCTATGTCGCCAACTCACCCGTCGGCGGGGCCATGCCATTTTCGCCCGATACAGGCGCTACCCATTACTATGGCGTCGGCGCCTATCTAAGGCCGCTCGACGATGCCCGTCGCGCCAATGTCCGTTTTGCAGCCGAAAGCCTCGCCTTCGCCCATGTGCCGCAGCAACGCACGCTCGATGCGCATCTGCCGGCTCCCGCCGTCCACAGCCCGCAATGGAAGGGCCGCGTGCCGCGTGACCGCAGTGCGTCCTGGGATTTCGAGGATGTCCGCGATCACTATCTGCGGGAACTCTACGGTTTCGATCCGGCCCAATTGCGCCGCGAGGACCCCAATGTCTATCTCGACCTTTCGCGCGCCACCACCGGCGAGGTGGTGGAGGCGACCTATGGCGAGTGGCGGCGCACGGGCTCGAGCTGCAGTGGCGCGCTGGTCTGGACGCTGCAGGACCTCCTGCCCGGCCCCGGCTGGGGGGTGATCGATTCGACAGGCGAGCCAAAGCCGGTCTGGTATGCGATGCGCCGTGCCTTCCGGCCGGTGCAGGTGCTGATGACCGACGAGGGTACCAACGGGCTTGCCGTGCATGTCATCAACGAGACCGCTGCGCCGCTTGCACTCGAGCTCGAGGTTTCGGCCCTGCGGGACGGACGGCAGGTTGTCGTCAGCGGCCGGCGCGAACTGACGCTCGATGCGCGCTCCAGCCAGGAAATCGCCTGCACCGATCTGTTCGGCGCCTTCTTCGACACCACGTATGCCTTCCGTTTCGGACCGCCGTCGCACGATGTCACCGTTGCCCGCCTGCGGTCGCTGGTATCGGACCCGCAGATACCAGGTGCGATCCAGGCCGAGGCCTTTCACTTCCCGCTCGGCAGGGCTCGGGCCTTTCACGCGCCCGGTATCGTTGCTGCTGTCGTCTTCGAGGATGGCGCGTGGTTCGTCGATCTCGACTGCGAGCGGCTCGCCCAGTCCGTCCATATCGAGGCGGAGGGTTTCAGGGCCGAGGACGACTGGTTTCACCTCGCGCCGGGAGCGCCACGTCGCGTCAAGCTCATCCCGAGGGATGCCGGAGTGGTGGATAGACCGCCGGCCGTGCGGATCGGCACCGTCAGCAGCCGGCATATCGTCTCAATATGA
- a CDS encoding amino acid--[acyl-carrier-protein] ligase, with protein MDMQVSFLDRLFESGLLIDTGVDGLYGRSGQFEDVIAAFERLIDRFGGGDGAEAMRFPPGMNRAIFEKSGYMKSFPQLAGTVHSFCGGEMDHMNLLKCMEVGDDWTKGQEATEIVLTPAACYPLYPTVARRGNLPVEGALFDLQSYCFRHEPSQDPARQQLFRMREYVCMGTEQHVTDFRQSWMDRGVEMMKSVGLDVVIDVANDPFFGRAGKMMVNNQRDQNLKFELLIPITSTANPTACMSFNYHQDSFGTKWGLNLADGKVAHTACVGFGLERIALALFHHHGLDVKAWPAPVRDVLWG; from the coding sequence ATGGACATGCAGGTTTCTTTTCTCGATCGGCTTTTCGAATCAGGTCTCCTGATCGACACCGGTGTCGATGGCCTCTATGGCCGCAGCGGCCAGTTTGAAGACGTCATCGCTGCCTTCGAGCGGTTGATCGACAGGTTCGGCGGTGGCGACGGTGCCGAGGCGATGCGCTTCCCGCCCGGCATGAACCGCGCGATCTTCGAAAAGAGCGGTTACATGAAGAGCTTTCCGCAGCTGGCCGGCACAGTCCACAGCTTCTGCGGCGGCGAGATGGACCACATGAACCTTTTGAAATGCATGGAGGTCGGCGACGACTGGACCAAGGGCCAGGAGGCAACCGAGATCGTGCTGACGCCGGCCGCCTGCTATCCTCTCTATCCGACGGTAGCCCGCCGCGGCAATCTGCCTGTAGAGGGCGCGCTGTTCGACCTGCAGTCCTATTGCTTCCGCCATGAGCCGTCACAGGATCCCGCCCGCCAGCAGCTTTTTCGTATGCGCGAATATGTCTGCATGGGCACCGAGCAGCACGTCACGGATTTCCGCCAGAGCTGGATGGATCGTGGCGTCGAGATGATGAAGTCGGTCGGTCTCGATGTCGTCATCGATGTCGCCAATGACCCGTTCTTCGGCCGCGCAGGCAAGATGATGGTCAACAACCAGCGCGACCAGAACCTGAAGTTCGAATTGCTGATCCCGATCACCTCGACCGCCAATCCGACGGCCTGCATGAGCTTCAACTACCACCAGGATTCGTTCGGCACCAAATGGGGCCTCAACCTCGCCGACGGCAAGGTCGCTCATACGGCCTGCGTCGGCTTCGGACTGGAGCGCATCGCGCTGGCTCTGTTCCACCATCACGGGCTCGACGTAAAGGCCTGGCCGGCGCCGGTGCGCGACGTCCTGTGGGGCTGA